Proteins encoded by one window of Candidatus Eisenbacteria bacterium:
- a CDS encoding ATP-binding protein, translating into MAHQDGQPKVSSRPQRPRRDRSASGWISSVAVGSAAAVTASVLLFVGILEKNTELLLVAVVNATLGLVFWLFASLVRARRSLEEVGRAHLMYESARRLSGTLLDDEIHNGLRELISSAMSCDGMIVSSFDPTTRTVRCVYGWVSGGRFDHQTLPVLTIDLEEGGGMQTEVIRTGEGRLYEDVTARVKHPGGRYYDVGPGGEVRDLMKPDAAPPGSKCALMVPIKLDGAVVGIVQVMSDTPKAYRHEHLAVLESLVAPMAVALQNAELYARANREIRERARVEAALTSSEERLLEADRRKDEFLATLSHELRNPLAPIRMAVDLLPEGTWDAKSGEKLAWCREVIERQVGHMARLLDDLLDVSRISRGKLPLRKQRVDLAEVMRHAIEASVPLIQAGGHGLNVVLPAEAVTLHADPTRLAQVFLNLLNNAARYSDHGSKIYVNVGTETVMGAPGAGGARVSLGAHAREAVVRVRDNGIGIAPEMLPRIFDPFVQIDRSMERSQGGLGIGLTLVKQIVEIHGGRVEVASEGLGKGSEFTVRLPMAAAAEGPAVERKRNGAESPASGPRSRILVVDDLRDSADSLAMMLKTKGHEVRTAYDGLEAVEAAREFRPEVVLLDIGMPRLDGYEAARRIREQCDYERLVLIAITGWGHDENRARTREAGFDHHLVKPVEPATLARLLAKRVP; encoded by the coding sequence GTGGCCCACCAAGACGGTCAGCCGAAGGTGTCCTCGCGTCCCCAGCGCCCGCGCCGAGATCGGTCCGCATCCGGATGGATCTCTTCCGTTGCCGTCGGCTCGGCGGCCGCGGTCACGGCGTCCGTCCTCCTGTTCGTCGGAATCCTCGAGAAGAATACCGAGCTCCTCCTCGTCGCGGTCGTGAACGCCACGCTCGGCCTCGTCTTCTGGCTCTTCGCGTCGCTCGTGCGGGCGCGCCGGAGCCTCGAAGAGGTCGGACGCGCGCATCTCATGTACGAGTCGGCGCGCCGCCTCTCGGGCACCCTCCTCGACGACGAGATCCACAACGGGCTCCGCGAGCTGATCTCGAGCGCGATGTCCTGCGACGGGATGATCGTGTCCTCCTTCGATCCCACGACGCGCACGGTGCGCTGCGTGTACGGCTGGGTGAGCGGCGGCCGCTTCGATCACCAGACGCTCCCCGTGCTCACGATCGATCTCGAGGAGGGCGGCGGCATGCAGACCGAGGTCATCCGGACGGGCGAGGGGCGCCTCTACGAGGACGTGACGGCACGCGTGAAGCATCCGGGCGGCCGCTACTACGACGTCGGTCCGGGCGGGGAGGTGCGGGACCTCATGAAGCCGGACGCCGCTCCCCCCGGCTCCAAGTGCGCGCTCATGGTGCCCATCAAGCTCGATGGGGCGGTCGTCGGGATCGTGCAGGTGATGAGCGACACGCCGAAGGCGTACCGGCACGAGCACCTCGCCGTTCTCGAGAGTCTCGTCGCGCCCATGGCGGTGGCGCTCCAGAACGCCGAGCTCTACGCGCGCGCGAACCGGGAGATCCGGGAGCGGGCGCGCGTCGAAGCCGCCCTCACCTCCAGCGAGGAGCGCCTGCTCGAGGCGGACAGGCGAAAGGACGAGTTCCTCGCCACGCTCTCCCACGAGCTCCGCAATCCGCTCGCTCCCATCCGCATGGCGGTCGACCTTCTCCCGGAAGGGACGTGGGACGCGAAGTCCGGGGAGAAGCTCGCATGGTGCCGCGAGGTGATCGAGCGTCAGGTGGGGCACATGGCCCGGCTCCTGGACGACCTCCTCGACGTGAGCCGGATCAGCCGTGGCAAGCTTCCCTTGCGTAAGCAGCGCGTCGATCTCGCCGAGGTCATGCGGCACGCGATCGAGGCGAGCGTTCCCCTGATCCAGGCGGGGGGACACGGGCTCAACGTGGTGCTCCCGGCCGAGGCGGTCACGCTCCATGCGGATCCCACGCGGCTCGCACAGGTATTCTTGAATCTCCTGAACAACGCCGCGCGCTATAGTGACCACGGGAGCAAGATCTACGTGAACGTGGGAACGGAGACGGTGATGGGCGCGCCCGGCGCAGGGGGCGCGCGGGTGAGTCTCGGCGCGCACGCGAGAGAGGCGGTCGTCCGCGTGCGGGACAACGGGATCGGGATCGCGCCGGAGATGCTGCCGCGGATCTTCGACCCGTTCGTTCAGATCGACCGCTCGATGGAGCGCTCGCAGGGAGGGCTCGGGATCGGGCTCACCCTGGTGAAGCAGATCGTGGAGATCCACGGAGGGAGGGTGGAGGTGGCGAGCGAAGGGCTGGGGAAGGGAAGCGAGTTCACGGTGCGCCTGCCGATGGCGGCGGCCGCCGAGGGGCCCGCGGTGGAGCGGAAGCGAAACGGGGCCGAGTCCCCTGCGTCCGGACCGAGGAGCCGGATCCTGGTCGTCGACGATCTCCGGGACAGCGCGGACAGCCTCGCCATGATGCTGAAGACGAAAGGGCACGAGGTGCGCACCGCCTACGACGGACTCGAGGCGGTCGAGGCGGCGCGGGAATTCCGCCCCGAAGTCGTGCTCCTGGACATCGGCATGCCGCGGCTCGACGGGTACGAGGCGGCCCGCCGCATTCGCGAGCAGTGCGACTACGAGCGTCTGGTCCTGATCGCGATCACGGGCTGGGGCCACGACGAGAACCGCGCCCGGACGCGGGAGGCGGGCTTCGACCACCACTTGGTGAAGCCCGTCGAGCCCGCAACCCTGGCCCGCCTTCTGGCGAAGCGCGTGCCTTAG
- a CDS encoding MFS transporter: MPDAERRLTIADHLAISCFWLAYNFHWGALLAIVLPSQIALLVGDERKELFNGLIPSIGAAVSLIATPIAGALSDRSTSRFGRRRPYLIVGTAINIAFLLALGMFSAGTLTSAAFAGIGWETVVVLFLLCYLGVQLGNNWAGGPYAGLIPDVVPQDQRGAASGWLALMTALGFLLGAVTAGRLAGGSSDSNPTNYAVIYGVIAAVLAVFLVITVWRVRERPLATRPVPFRAGEFARSFLLRGAEYRDFYYVLFTRALVTMGIYSVFTFFQFFLRDVIQVADAPLQTSYLIAIIIGAGIPTSLVAGKLSDRYGRKPLVYLSGGLMALASVIFIVVGMNPSLSFMFWVGALFGIGYGAYQAVDWALAIDVLPKGEAAAKDMGIWHVSLVLPQMLAPALTGVILSAFKETSILLGYTVVFVLTAVWFILGTVFVRQIRGAR, encoded by the coding sequence AGCCAGATCGCGTTGCTCGTCGGGGACGAACGGAAGGAGCTCTTCAACGGGCTCATTCCCTCGATCGGAGCGGCCGTGTCGCTCATCGCCACTCCCATTGCCGGTGCGCTCTCCGACCGCTCCACGAGTCGCTTCGGCCGGCGCCGGCCGTACCTGATCGTCGGCACCGCCATCAACATCGCGTTCCTGCTCGCGCTCGGCATGTTCTCGGCCGGGACCCTCACGTCGGCGGCGTTCGCCGGGATTGGCTGGGAGACCGTGGTCGTGCTCTTTCTCCTCTGCTATCTCGGCGTCCAGCTCGGCAACAACTGGGCCGGCGGCCCGTACGCCGGACTCATCCCCGACGTCGTGCCCCAGGACCAGCGAGGAGCGGCGAGCGGGTGGCTCGCGCTCATGACGGCCCTCGGATTCCTGCTCGGTGCCGTGACGGCGGGGAGGCTGGCCGGAGGCAGCTCCGACTCGAATCCCACGAACTACGCGGTCATCTACGGCGTGATTGCCGCCGTGCTCGCGGTCTTCCTCGTGATCACCGTCTGGCGTGTGCGCGAGCGCCCGCTCGCGACCCGCCCGGTGCCCTTCCGCGCAGGGGAGTTCGCGCGCTCGTTCCTCCTCCGGGGCGCCGAATACCGCGACTTCTACTACGTTCTCTTCACCCGCGCGCTCGTCACCATGGGGATCTACTCGGTCTTCACCTTCTTCCAGTTCTTCCTTCGCGATGTGATCCAGGTCGCCGACGCGCCGCTCCAGACGTCGTACCTGATCGCCATCATCATCGGCGCGGGGATCCCGACGAGTCTCGTGGCGGGGAAGCTCTCGGACCGCTACGGCCGAAAGCCGCTCGTGTACCTGAGCGGCGGGCTGATGGCGCTCGCGTCCGTGATCTTCATCGTCGTGGGCATGAATCCGTCGCTCTCCTTCATGTTCTGGGTCGGTGCGCTCTTCGGGATCGGATACGGGGCGTACCAGGCGGTCGACTGGGCGCTCGCGATCGACGTGCTCCCGAAGGGCGAGGCCGCGGCGAAGGACATGGGGATCTGGCACGTGTCGCTCGTGCTGCCGCAGATGCTCGCGCCCGCGCTGACCGGCGTGATCCTCTCGGCGTTCAAGGAGACCTCGATCCTGCTCGGGTACACCGTCGTCTTCGTGCTCACGGCGGTGTGGTTCATCCTCGGGACCGTGTTCGTGAGGCAGATCCGCGGGGCGAGGTGA